From a single Oxalobacter vibrioformis genomic region:
- a CDS encoding hypoxanthine-guanine phosphoribosyltransferase has translation MDSHNERAKKILQKTEQVCSPEEVQAAVNKVATELNERFNHVETDSFPLFLSVMGGAVIFSGQLLPKLNFPLEFDFIHVSRYGSEEHGSEVIWKVIPRQNVMNRIIVVLDDILDEGETLAHVQKRLLEMGAAKVILAVFGDKQLNAKKPVTPDHVGMTLPNRFVIGFGMDIEGYWRNLPDIRALTVDPLVI, from the coding sequence ATGGATTCTCATAACGAACGCGCCAAAAAAATCCTGCAAAAAACCGAACAGGTTTGCTCCCCTGAAGAAGTACAGGCTGCGGTCAACAAGGTCGCCACCGAGCTCAATGAACGTTTCAATCATGTTGAAACAGATTCATTTCCCTTGTTTCTTAGCGTCATGGGTGGTGCCGTTATTTTTTCGGGGCAATTGCTCCCCAAGCTGAACTTTCCCCTGGAATTCGACTTTATTCATGTATCCCGTTATGGCAGTGAAGAGCATGGCAGCGAGGTGATATGGAAAGTCATTCCCCGCCAGAATGTCATGAACCGCATCATCGTTGTTCTGGATGATATTCTGGATGAAGGCGAAACACTGGCGCATGTCCAGAAACGCCTGCTGGAAATGGGAGCTGCCAAGGTGATCCTGGCGGTTTTTGGCGATAAACAACTTAACGCGAAAAAGCCGGTCACCCCAGATCATGTCGGCATGACACTGCCCAACCGGTTTGTCATCGGGTTTGGAATGGATATTGAAGGTTACTGGCGCAACCTGCCGGACATCCGGGCGCTTACTGTCGACCCGCTTGTGATCTGA
- a CDS encoding ParB/RepB/Spo0J family partition protein produces the protein MTKKKKGLGRGLEVLLGSVPDFSPDKGDLSSVPVAMLQAGKYQPRSRMDEGALNELAQSIREQGVMQPILVRRVGQKEGADRYEIIAGERRYRAAQLAGLDHIPALVKDVDDQTAAAMALIENMQREDLNPLEEAQGIHRLITDFGFTHEQAANAVGRSRSAVSNLLRLMNLARPVQTMLMAGDIDMGHARALLAADGAAQITLATQVVAKRLSVRETEKLVARELSDKSAIDRKKEKVKSADITRLEEELSDMLATRVSFRVNAKGRGQMLIDFADLDVLDGVIQRLRPLA, from the coding sequence ATGACGAAAAAGAAAAAAGGGTTGGGAAGAGGACTGGAGGTATTGCTTGGATCGGTCCCTGATTTTTCTCCGGACAAGGGTGACCTTTCGAGCGTGCCGGTTGCCATGCTGCAGGCAGGCAAATACCAGCCGCGTTCGCGTATGGATGAAGGGGCATTGAATGAGCTGGCCCAGTCCATTCGGGAGCAGGGCGTCATGCAGCCGATTCTGGTCAGGCGGGTCGGCCAGAAAGAGGGTGCTGACCGTTATGAGATTATTGCCGGTGAAAGGCGTTATCGGGCGGCACAACTGGCAGGACTGGATCATATCCCGGCGCTGGTCAAGGATGTGGATGACCAGACGGCTGCCGCCATGGCGCTCATTGAAAACATGCAGCGCGAGGACCTCAATCCGCTGGAAGAGGCACAGGGTATTCACCGCCTGATAACGGATTTCGGGTTTACACATGAACAGGCGGCCAATGCGGTTGGCCGTTCCCGCAGTGCCGTATCAAATCTGCTGCGTTTGATGAATCTGGCCAGGCCGGTTCAAACCATGCTGATGGCCGGTGATATCGATATGGGACATGCAAGGGCGCTGCTGGCTGCAGATGGTGCTGCCCAGATTACTCTGGCTACCCAGGTTGTTGCGAAAAGGCTGTCTGTCAGGGAAACAGAAAAACTGGTTGCACGCGAATTATCGGACAAATCAGCCATCGACAGGAAAAAGGAAAAGGTAAAATCCGCCGATATCACGCGGCTCGAAGAAGAACTGTCGGACATGCTGGCCACCAGGGTGTCTTTTCGGGTCAATGCCAAAGGACGCGGCCAGATGCTGATTGATTTTGCTGATCTGGATGTGCTGGATGGTGTGATACAGCGATTGCGTCCGTTGGCATGA
- the gyrB gene encoding DNA topoisomerase (ATP-hydrolyzing) subunit B gives MSENQHTNNQDNNGYGEESIQILEGLEAVRKRPGMYIGDTSDGTGLHHLVFEVLDNSIDEALAGYCSEIHVTLHSDNSVSVVDNGRGIPTGIKHDDKNVPKRSAAEIVMTELHAGGKFDQNSYKVSGGLHGVGVSCVNGLSTLLQLTIQRDGKKHYMEFARGIPQNTVVETIDGVECSPIPVIGDAQGTGTQVHFWPDDTIFSAIEFHYDTLARRIRELSFLNNGVRIQLTDERTGRSEVFAYEGGTRGFVEYINQGKSVLHQNIFQATGERMSDHDTAITVDISMQWNDSYNEQVLCYTNNIPQRDGGSHLTGLRAAMTRVINRYIEENELAKKAKVDVSGDDMREGLTCVLSVKVPEPKFSSQTKDKLVSSEVRGPVEEIVAKTLTDYLQERPGDARIICSKIVEAARAREAARKARELTRRKGVLDGLGLSAKLADCQEKDPAMAELYIVEGDSAGGSAKQGRDRKFQAILPLRGKVLNVEKSRFEKMLSSEQITTLIATLGTSIGPEDFDIEKLRYHRIIIMTDADVDGAHIRTLLLTLFYRQMPQLVERGHIYIAQPPLYKVKVGRDERYLKDDLEEATHMMSIALQGASLIARAGAEPINGESLEEMVKQYNLANGVITRMSRVIDTDALSAVMTGTTLNLDSREAAEHSARQLTDAINNPDIQVQAKQDDLSGEYTLCIQRKQHGNIRLTRIDSDFLRSPDYRTLTKASQTFSGLIGAGATIRRGDGDRMREAAIQNFHQAMQWLRNEAERGVSKQRYKGLGEMNPDQLWETTMDPGVRRLLKVRIEDAIAADQIFTTLMGDNVEPRRAFIENHALMAGNIDI, from the coding sequence ATGTCAGAAAACCAACACACCAATAACCAGGATAATAACGGATACGGCGAGGAATCCATCCAGATTCTTGAAGGCCTTGAGGCCGTTCGCAAGCGTCCGGGCATGTACATCGGCGACACTTCCGATGGAACCGGGCTTCACCATCTGGTATTTGAGGTACTGGATAATTCCATTGATGAGGCACTGGCCGGTTATTGTTCAGAGATCCATGTCACCCTGCATTCAGACAATTCGGTTTCCGTTGTCGACAATGGCCGCGGCATTCCGACCGGCATCAAGCACGATGACAAGAATGTTCCCAAACGCAGTGCGGCTGAAATTGTCATGACAGAGCTGCATGCAGGCGGCAAATTTGACCAGAACTCCTATAAAGTCTCTGGTGGCCTTCATGGCGTGGGCGTTTCCTGCGTCAATGGCCTCTCCACGCTCCTGCAGTTGACAATCCAGCGCGATGGCAAAAAACATTACATGGAATTTGCGCGTGGCATTCCGCAAAATACAGTGGTTGAAACGATTGACGGGGTGGAATGCTCACCCATTCCGGTTATTGGTGACGCTCAGGGAACCGGCACCCAGGTGCACTTCTGGCCCGATGACACCATTTTTTCCGCCATTGAGTTTCACTACGACACCCTGGCACGCCGCATCCGCGAACTGTCATTTCTGAATAATGGTGTCCGCATCCAGTTGACCGACGAACGGACCGGCCGCTCCGAGGTGTTTGCCTACGAAGGCGGAACCCGCGGCTTTGTTGAATACATTAACCAGGGCAAAAGCGTCCTGCACCAGAATATCTTCCAGGCGACCGGCGAACGGATGTCTGACCATGATACCGCTATTACCGTCGATATTTCCATGCAGTGGAATGACAGTTATAACGAGCAGGTTCTTTGCTATACCAACAATATTCCCCAGCGTGACGGCGGCAGCCATCTGACCGGCCTGCGCGCCGCCATGACCCGGGTGATCAACCGTTACATTGAGGAAAACGAACTGGCAAAAAAAGCCAAGGTCGACGTATCCGGCGATGACATGAGAGAAGGACTCACCTGTGTTCTCTCGGTCAAGGTACCCGAACCCAAATTCAGCTCACAAACCAAGGACAAGCTGGTTTCATCCGAAGTTCGCGGGCCGGTAGAGGAAATCGTTGCCAAGACCCTGACCGACTACCTCCAGGAAAGACCGGGTGATGCCAGAATCATCTGCAGCAAAATTGTCGAGGCAGCCCGCGCACGTGAAGCCGCAAGAAAGGCAAGGGAACTCACCCGGCGTAAAGGCGTGCTGGATGGTCTTGGTCTGTCTGCCAAGCTGGCTGACTGCCAGGAAAAAGACCCCGCAATGGCTGAACTTTATATCGTTGAGGGCGATTCGGCAGGCGGCTCGGCAAAACAGGGACGTGACCGGAAATTCCAGGCCATTTTGCCGCTGCGCGGCAAGGTACTGAATGTGGAAAAATCCCGTTTTGAGAAAATGCTTTCCTCTGAACAGATCACCACGCTGATTGCCACACTTGGCACCAGCATCGGACCGGAAGATTTCGACATTGAAAAACTGCGTTATCACCGCATCATCATCATGACCGACGCCGATGTGGACGGTGCGCATATCCGCACCCTGCTTTTAACGCTCTTTTACCGGCAGATGCCGCAACTCGTTGAGCGAGGACATATTTATATTGCACAGCCCCCCCTGTACAAGGTCAAGGTTGGCCGGGATGAACGTTATCTCAAGGACGACCTGGAAGAAGCCACGCATATGATGTCGATCGCATTGCAGGGCGCCTCACTGATTGCTCGCGCCGGCGCCGAGCCGATCAACGGAGAATCACTGGAAGAGATGGTCAAGCAGTACAACCTGGCCAATGGCGTCATTACGCGCATGTCCCGGGTCATTGATACCGATGCCTTATCTGCGGTCATGACCGGCACCACGCTGAACCTGGACTCCAGAGAAGCGGCAGAACACTCTGCCCGCCAGTTGACCGACGCCATCAATAATCCTGATATCCAGGTCCAGGCCAAACAGGATGACCTTTCCGGTGAATACACACTATGTATCCAGCGCAAGCAGCATGGCAATATCCGCCTGACAAGAATTGATAGCGACTTCCTTCGCAGCCCGGACTACCGCACGCTGACAAAAGCCTCACAGACATTTAGCGGGTTGATCGGCGCTGGCGCCACCATCCGGCGTGGCGACGGCGACCGCATGCGCGAAGCCGCCATCCAGAACTTCCACCAGGCCATGCAATGGCTGAGAAATGAAGCGGAGCGCGGTGTTTCCAAGCAGCGATACAAGGGGCTGGGTGAGATGAACCCGGATCAGTTATGGGAAACCACCATGGATCCGGGAGTCCGCCGTCTGCTGAAAGTCAGGATTGAGGATGCGATTGCCGCTGACCAGATTTTCACGACCCTCATGGGTGACAATGTCGAACCCCGCCGCGCCTTTATTGAAAATCATGCCTTAATGGCAGGCAATATCGATATCTGA
- a CDS encoding DUF6139 family protein produces MRVDIFRREERENNFSYLIVPEGRLIPAEAANIDWEMDARGVDLNIDLESLDEYSIIQPAKQIQTKGYAISTSASIPGVDGHI; encoded by the coding sequence ATGAGAGTAGATATTTTTCGCCGGGAAGAGCGGGAGAATAATTTTTCCTACCTGATCGTGCCGGAAGGCCGGCTTATCCCGGCAGAAGCGGCCAATATCGACTGGGAAATGGATGCCAGAGGCGTCGACCTGAATATCGATCTGGAATCACTGGATGAATATTCCATTATCCAGCCGGCAAAACAGATACAAACCAAAGGCTATGCCATTTCCACCTCTGCCAGCATTCCCGGTGTGGATGGTCATATCTGA
- the mgtA gene encoding magnesium-translocating P-type ATPase, producing MRMSSLKNLFVPFLRHRHLGRHFQRLILFESLMHTTVSRNMPPEQAQILVSIARHTPETVFAQLNSDPGGLSETQAEAMRAQSGFNEIEHEKPLPWWAHLWHCYCNPFSLLLTLLAVISCITGDLTATVVISIMVALATLLRFWQEVKSNKAADELKSMVSNTTSVIRKHDDDSGVLTSSRYEIPIRLLVPGDMIRLSAGDMIPADCRVLAARDLFVAQAAMTGESMPVEKAVQLHDASTMNPLELDNILFMGTNIVSGSATAIVIHTGNRTYFGALASRVVAEDRAPTSFQTGVNRVSWLLIRFMFVMAPLVLLINGFTKHDWLDAFLFALSIAVGLTPEMLPMIVTSTLAKGAVFLSRKKVIVKRLGAIQNFGAMDILCTDKTGTLTQDKIFLSHHVDVWGKMSDEVLELTYLNSYYETGLKNLLDVAVLEQKVNAQENFSKVDEIPFDFTRRRMSVVVAKEAAQHLLITKGAVDEILACCSTLKDQNGITELTPELLSRVREVTAHFNADGYRVVAVAVKTFPGEKEQYSIADESGLTLMGYVAFLDPPKESTAPALQALAAHGISVKVLTGDNELVTEKVCRDVGLPMHGVLLGGDIEGMDDETLARAIESQNIFARLTPLHKERIVAMYKRNGHVVGFMGDGINDASALRAADIGISVDTGVDIAKEAADIILLENSLMVLEEGVQEGRRTFANMLKYIKMTASSNFGNVFSVLIASAFLPFLPMLPLQLLVQNLLYDISQTAIPFDNVDSDLIQKPQRWQPADIGRFMLFFGPISSIFDVLTFAMMWFVFGAGSPEKQALFQSGWFVVGLLTQTLIVHMIRTPKIPFIQSRPAWPLMAATIIIMGTGIFLPMGPLAEYFRMEALPPLYFALLPLILLGYMVLTQLMKKWYQHYWGWQ from the coding sequence ATGCGCATGTCTTCACTGAAAAACCTTTTTGTCCCTTTTCTTCGTCATCGTCACCTGGGACGCCATTTTCAGCGCCTCATACTTTTTGAATCCCTGATGCATACAACAGTCAGCCGGAATATGCCGCCGGAGCAGGCGCAAATCCTCGTATCTATCGCAAGGCATACTCCAGAAACGGTTTTCGCACAGTTAAACAGTGATCCGGGCGGCTTGTCTGAAACGCAAGCTGAAGCGATGCGTGCGCAAAGCGGTTTCAATGAAATCGAACACGAAAAACCCTTGCCCTGGTGGGCGCATCTATGGCACTGCTACTGCAATCCTTTCAGTCTGTTGCTGACATTGCTGGCGGTCATTTCCTGTATCACTGGAGATCTGACGGCAACAGTGGTAATCAGCATAATGGTTGCCTTGGCGACCCTGCTGCGTTTTTGGCAGGAAGTCAAATCAAACAAGGCGGCAGATGAACTGAAGTCCATGGTAAGTAACACCACAAGCGTTATCAGAAAGCATGATGACGATAGCGGTGTCCTGACATCATCACGATACGAGATTCCTATCCGGTTACTCGTTCCTGGCGATATGATCCGGCTTTCTGCTGGCGATATGATTCCGGCAGATTGCCGTGTGCTGGCGGCAAGAGATCTTTTTGTTGCCCAGGCCGCGATGACCGGTGAATCCATGCCAGTGGAAAAGGCGGTTCAATTACATGATGCCAGCACCATGAATCCTCTGGAGCTGGACAATATCCTCTTCATGGGAACAAATATCGTATCCGGTTCTGCAACAGCTATCGTGATCCATACAGGAAACCGGACTTACTTCGGCGCACTTGCAAGCAGGGTTGTTGCAGAAGATCGTGCGCCGACATCTTTTCAGACGGGCGTCAACAGGGTCAGTTGGCTTTTGATCCGCTTTATGTTTGTCATGGCCCCGCTGGTACTCCTGATCAATGGTTTTACAAAGCATGACTGGCTGGATGCTTTCCTTTTTGCCCTGTCGATTGCGGTTGGCTTGACCCCGGAGATGTTGCCCATGATCGTGACGTCGACCCTGGCTAAGGGGGCGGTATTCCTGTCACGCAAAAAGGTGATTGTGAAGCGCCTGGGTGCAATTCAGAATTTTGGCGCCATGGATATTCTGTGTACGGATAAAACAGGCACATTGACACAGGACAAAATCTTTCTTTCTCATCATGTCGATGTGTGGGGAAAGATGTCAGATGAGGTTCTCGAACTGACTTATTTGAACAGCTACTACGAAACCGGACTGAAAAACCTGCTTGACGTGGCTGTGCTGGAGCAGAAGGTTAATGCGCAGGAAAATTTTTCAAAAGTAGATGAAATTCCTTTTGACTTTACACGGCGACGCATGTCAGTGGTGGTTGCGAAAGAGGCGGCACAGCATTTACTGATAACGAAAGGAGCGGTCGATGAGATTCTGGCGTGCTGTTCAACGCTGAAAGATCAGAATGGCATCACAGAACTGACACCGGAGCTGCTTTCCCGGGTTCGTGAGGTTACCGCTCATTTCAATGCTGACGGATACCGTGTTGTGGCCGTCGCAGTAAAGACGTTTCCGGGCGAAAAAGAACAATACAGTATCGCAGATGAATCCGGCCTCACGTTAATGGGATATGTTGCTTTCCTTGATCCGCCCAAAGAAAGTACTGCCCCGGCCTTGCAGGCACTGGCTGCGCATGGCATTTCGGTCAAGGTTCTGACAGGTGACAATGAACTGGTGACAGAAAAAGTCTGTCGTGACGTCGGCCTGCCCATGCACGGTGTGCTGCTGGGGGGAGATATCGAAGGCATGGATGATGAAACCCTTGCCCGCGCTATTGAAAGCCAGAATATATTTGCACGGCTGACGCCCCTGCACAAGGAACGCATTGTCGCCATGTACAAACGGAACGGACATGTTGTCGGATTCATGGGCGATGGCATCAATGACGCCTCGGCGCTGCGTGCTGCGGATATTGGTATTTCTGTTGATACTGGTGTTGATATTGCCAAAGAGGCCGCCGATATCATTTTGCTGGAAAACAGCCTGATGGTGCTGGAAGAAGGGGTGCAGGAGGGGCGCCGCACGTTTGCGAACATGCTCAAATATATCAAGATGACCGCCAGTTCCAACTTCGGGAATGTTTTTTCTGTTCTGATTGCCAGTGCTTTTTTGCCCTTTCTTCCCATGCTGCCTTTGCAGCTTCTGGTACAGAATCTGCTTTATGATATTTCCCAGACGGCCATTCCGTTTGATAATGTCGATTCTGATTTGATACAGAAACCACAGAGATGGCAGCCTGCCGACATCGGGCGCTTCATGCTGTTTTTTGGCCCCATCAGTTCGATTTTCGATGTATTGACGTTTGCGATGATGTGGTTTGTTTTTGGTGCCGGCAGTCCGGAAAAACAGGCGCTTTTTCAATCAGGCTGGTTTGTTGTCGGTTTGCTGACCCAGACCCTGATTGTTCACATGATCCGTACGCCAAAGATCCCTTTTATACAGAGCCGGCCTGCATGGCCGTTGATGGCCGCGACCATCATTATCATGGGCACAGGTATTTTTCTTCCAATGGGGCCGCTGGCCGAGTATTTCAGGATGGAGGCGCTTCCGCCACTGTATTTTGCGCTTTTGCCCCTGATTCTTCTTGGTTACATGGTTTTGACGCAACTGATGAAAAAATGGTATCAGCATTACTGGGGATGGCAGTAA
- a CDS encoding aminopeptidase P family protein, translated as MEVNPVSTAMIASRISRLRQAMKKAGIAAYIVLSSDPHLSEYLPLHWQSRQWLSGFDGSAGSLVVTDDFAGLWTDSRYWVQAEKQLSGTGIVLMRMPGSNPLAYAEWLSAHLDDGMTVALDGRLVSLATARQLKEKLLSSTLQLRMDCDLIDGLWQERPVLPSFPVYEHMAGMVALSRVEKLQLLRDSLSAAGATSHVISTLDDIAWLLNLRGADIAFNPLFISHLLVGTDQATLFIDRLKVPLKLQQQMASDGIVIQPYDSVVAALAALPAETVLLVDPRRITIGMFSAINSNIRIVESINPSVLLKSRKAQSEVAHIRQTMEQDGAALCEFFVWFEDAMEKGETITELTVAEKIEAYRKARPGFVSLSFDTIAGFNENGALPHYRATPDDFAVIDRPGLLLIDSGGQYPGGTTDITRVVPVGKPSPEQKQDYTLVLKGLIALSSICFPRAIRAAMLDAVARAPLWQHGLDYGHGTGHGIGYFLNVHEGPQSISYHAMPDVHTAMEEGMITSIEPGVYRPGQWGIRLENLVVNRKAETTAFGEYLNFETLTLCPFDARCIEVSLLTHAEIAWLNRYHIDVRQRLLPLLSDAAKAWLLSRTQPLAAQGLAG; from the coding sequence ATGGAAGTCAATCCGGTATCAACGGCCATGATAGCCAGTCGAATCAGCCGGTTACGCCAGGCCATGAAAAAAGCGGGTATCGCGGCTTATATCGTGCTTTCTTCTGATCCGCACCTGTCCGAATATCTGCCGTTACACTGGCAGAGTCGGCAGTGGTTGTCGGGGTTTGATGGTTCTGCAGGCTCTCTGGTTGTAACGGACGACTTTGCGGGATTATGGACAGACAGCCGGTACTGGGTTCAGGCCGAAAAGCAGCTCTCGGGGACGGGTATTGTCCTGATGAGGATGCCGGGCAGCAATCCTCTGGCCTACGCTGAGTGGCTGTCCGCTCATCTGGATGATGGCATGACGGTTGCTCTGGACGGGCGTCTTGTCAGTCTTGCCACCGCAAGGCAACTGAAGGAAAAGCTGCTTTCATCAACGTTGCAGCTCAGGATGGACTGTGATCTGATTGATGGCCTCTGGCAGGAACGCCCTGTTTTGCCTTCGTTTCCGGTATATGAGCATATGGCCGGTATGGTTGCGTTGAGCCGTGTGGAGAAGCTGCAGCTTTTGCGCGACAGTCTTTCTGCGGCAGGGGCGACGTCGCATGTTATTTCGACACTGGATGATATTGCCTGGCTTTTGAATCTGCGCGGCGCTGATATCGCATTCAATCCGCTTTTTATTTCCCATCTGCTGGTCGGTACGGATCAGGCGACACTCTTTATTGACAGGTTGAAAGTCCCTCTAAAATTGCAGCAGCAGATGGCCTCAGACGGGATTGTCATACAGCCGTATGACAGTGTGGTGGCGGCACTCGCTGCCTTACCGGCAGAAACCGTATTACTGGTTGATCCCCGTCGGATAACCATCGGCATGTTTTCCGCCATTAACAGCAACATACGGATAGTGGAATCCATCAATCCCTCGGTATTGCTGAAATCACGCAAGGCGCAAAGCGAAGTGGCACATATCCGACAGACCATGGAGCAGGATGGTGCCGCCCTGTGTGAATTTTTTGTCTGGTTTGAAGATGCCATGGAGAAGGGAGAAACGATAACAGAACTGACCGTTGCTGAAAAAATCGAGGCATACAGGAAAGCGCGTCCCGGTTTTGTCAGCCTGAGTTTTGATACGATTGCGGGTTTCAATGAGAATGGCGCATTGCCGCATTATCGTGCGACACCGGATGACTTTGCCGTAATTGACCGCCCGGGCCTGCTGCTGATTGATTCCGGGGGACAGTATCCGGGCGGCACAACCGATATCACGCGCGTTGTGCCGGTTGGAAAGCCATCACCCGAACAGAAACAGGACTATACCCTCGTGCTCAAGGGACTGATTGCCCTGTCATCCATCTGCTTTCCACGTGCTATCCGCGCCGCCATGCTGGATGCGGTTGCCCGGGCACCGTTGTGGCAGCATGGGCTGGATTATGGTCATGGCACCGGGCACGGCATCGGTTATTTCCTGAATGTGCATGAGGGACCGCAATCCATTTCCTATCATGCCATGCCGGATGTCCATACCGCCATGGAGGAGGGGATGATCACCTCCATTGAGCCGGGTGTTTATCGTCCCGGACAGTGGGGCATCCGCCTGGAGAATCTGGTTGTCAATCGCAAGGCAGAGACAACGGCATTCGGGGAATATCTGAACTTTGAAACCCTGACCTTATGCCCCTTTGATGCGAGATGTATTGAGGTATCCCTGTTGACTCATGCCGAGATTGCCTGGCTCAACCGCTATCACATTGACGTTCGGCAGCGATTGTTGCCGTTGTTGTCCGATGCGGCAAAAGCGTGGTTGTTATCCCGAACCCAGCCGCTGGCAGCCCAGGGGCTGGCGGGATAA
- a CDS encoding ParA family protein, with product MARIFCIANQKGGVGKTTTTVNLAAGLARLEQRVLLIDLDPQGNATMGSGIQKADLDNSVYQVLLGLSDVSGARQLSESGGFDVLPSNRDLAGAEVELVDMDQREHRLKEALQQVNDQYDFILIDCPPALSMLTINGLCAADGVIIPMQCEYYALEGLSDLVNTIKHVHANLNRDLQIIGLLRVMFDKRATLSQHVSAQLEHHFGDKVFKTVIPRNVRLAEAPSYGMPGIAFDPSSRGAQAYIDFGNEMLTWLDRR from the coding sequence ATGGCTCGAATTTTCTGTATAGCGAATCAAAAAGGTGGTGTTGGCAAAACCACGACAACCGTGAATCTCGCCGCCGGACTTGCCCGTCTTGAGCAGCGTGTCCTTTTAATTGATCTGGATCCTCAGGGAAATGCCACGATGGGTTCCGGTATCCAGAAGGCGGATCTGGATAATTCGGTTTACCAGGTTTTATTGGGGTTGTCAGATGTATCCGGCGCAAGGCAGCTCTCAGAGAGCGGGGGGTTTGACGTATTGCCTTCAAACCGGGATCTGGCTGGTGCAGAGGTGGAACTGGTCGACATGGACCAGAGGGAACACCGGCTGAAAGAAGCGCTGCAACAGGTCAATGATCAGTATGATTTTATTCTGATTGACTGCCCGCCAGCGCTTTCCATGCTGACGATTAACGGCCTGTGCGCGGCAGACGGGGTCATCATTCCCATGCAGTGTGAATATTATGCACTGGAAGGATTGTCTGACCTGGTCAATACCATCAAGCATGTGCACGCCAATCTCAACCGGGACCTGCAGATTATCGGGTTGTTGCGGGTCATGTTTGACAAGCGGGCAACCCTCTCACAGCATGTGTCCGCCCAACTGGAACACCATTTTGGCGACAAGGTATTCAAAACAGTTATTCCACGCAATGTCCGGCTGGCCGAGGCGCCTTCATATGGCATGCCCGGTATTGCGTTTGACCCTTCCTCAAGGGGAGCCCAGGCGTATATTGATTTCGGCAATGAGATGCTGACCTGGTTGGATCGCCGATAA
- the rsmG gene encoding 16S rRNA (guanine(527)-N(7))-methyltransferase RsmG yields MSMAKALTAGTPFYRSDQLEEMLVEGSREIGIDLDESMITQLLAYLTLLSRWNTVYNLTAIRSPEAMITHHLLDSLAVVPALKEGRHILDVGAGAGLPGIVLAILYPETAISLIDAVQKKTAFLSQVKAELRLKNVTVHTGRVEKLRIPEKFDVIISRAFSDLSQFVELSGHLLADAGKFYAMKGTLPEKEMAALPAGLKVQAVVPLKVPFLDAERHLIVMEEEPA; encoded by the coding sequence ATGAGTATGGCGAAAGCGTTGACTGCAGGAACGCCGTTTTACCGTTCTGATCAGCTGGAGGAAATGCTGGTAGAAGGGAGCCGGGAAATCGGGATTGACCTGGATGAGTCCATGATCACTCAATTGCTGGCATACCTCACCCTGCTTTCGCGATGGAATACAGTGTACAACCTGACTGCGATCCGTTCTCCGGAGGCCATGATTACACATCATCTTCTGGATTCCCTGGCGGTTGTGCCGGCCTTGAAAGAAGGCAGGCATATTCTCGATGTGGGGGCTGGTGCCGGGTTGCCGGGTATCGTACTGGCTATTCTTTATCCGGAAACCGCCATTTCGCTGATTGATGCCGTGCAGAAGAAAACGGCGTTCCTGTCCCAGGTGAAGGCGGAGCTGCGCCTCAAAAACGTGACCGTACATACCGGCCGTGTTGAGAAACTGCGGATACCCGAAAAATTTGATGTGATCATTTCGCGCGCATTTTCTGACTTATCCCAGTTTGTGGAATTATCCGGGCACCTTCTGGCGGATGCCGGGAAGTTTTATGCCATGAAGGGGACATTGCCTGAAAAGGAAATGGCGGCGCTTCCTGCTGGATTGAAAGTACAGGCTGTTGTACCATTGAAAGTTCCATTCCTTGATGCAGAGCGGCACCTGATTGTCATGGAAGAAGAGCCTGCCTGA